The Candidatus Omnitrophota bacterium genome window below encodes:
- the tadA gene encoding tRNA adenosine(34) deaminase TadA yields the protein MPTIDEVFMQEAIRQAQMAFLKDEVPVGAVIVHQNKVIARAYNQVELLKDPTAHAEMLAITQATSFLSSKWLQECTMYVTIEPCSMCAGALVLARIKRLCFGAGDPKTGGCGSIVNIADHEKLNHRIEIKRAINEAQCGSLLSEFFQKKRKQAQELTN from the coding sequence ATGCCGACCATTGATGAAGTTTTTATGCAGGAAGCGATACGGCAAGCCCAGATGGCTTTTTTGAAAGACGAAGTGCCGGTGGGGGCGGTTATTGTCCATCAAAATAAAGTGATCGCCCGCGCCTATAATCAGGTGGAACTGCTTAAAGACCCTACCGCGCATGCGGAAATGCTGGCCATTACTCAGGCGACGAGTTTTCTGTCCTCCAAGTGGTTGCAGGAGTGTACGATGTATGTTACAATTGAGCCTTGTTCCATGTGCGCCGGAGCGCTTGTTTTAGCTAGAATCAAGCGTCTTTGTTTTGGAGCGGGCGATCCTAAAACCGGAGGCTGCGGCTCCATTGTTAATATTGCCGATCATGAGAAATTAAATCACCGTATTGAAATTAAAAGAGCTATTAACGAAGCGCAGTGCGGAAGTTTATTGAGTGAATTTTTTCAGAAGAAACGTAAGCAAGCGCAGGAATTGACGAATTGA
- a CDS encoding penicillin-binding transpeptidase domain-containing protein — MMRKIIFLLYFFLGFLTVSGAQEIDKSFFGDYDAALVIYNRSADETINTSPALSARRLSPCSTFKIYNTLIGLELGLIKGPDDPWYEWDGVRRDINDWNRDLTLREAFRVSAVPAYQILARQIGMKRMKKYIDRINYGTKDISAGIDIFWLDRSGIVSIMISADEQVALLNKLLDGKLPFADKNIAKLKDVMLVSKSEKGTLYGKTGSGMGIDGKWSLGWFVGFLEHSGTTYVFACNITGGKDPNGKVARMIVENVLRSQGLL, encoded by the coding sequence ATGATGAGAAAAATCATATTTTTATTATATTTTTTTCTGGGCTTCTTAACAGTTTCAGGCGCGCAAGAAATTGACAAATCTTTTTTTGGCGACTATGATGCCGCGCTGGTAATTTATAATCGGTCAGCGGATGAAACTATAAATACCAGTCCTGCATTAAGCGCTCGACGTCTTTCTCCTTGTTCTACCTTCAAGATCTACAATACGCTTATTGGACTTGAACTTGGCTTAATTAAAGGGCCGGATGACCCATGGTATGAATGGGATGGTGTTCGCCGTGATATCAATGATTGGAATCGCGACTTGACGTTACGTGAGGCATTTCGCGTATCAGCGGTGCCGGCGTATCAAATTCTGGCGCGCCAAATTGGTATGAAGCGGATGAAAAAATATATTGATCGGATTAATTATGGAACTAAAGATATTTCGGCCGGGATCGATATTTTCTGGCTCGATCGTTCAGGAATTGTTTCAATAATGATTAGCGCTGATGAGCAGGTAGCGCTTTTAAATAAACTACTTGATGGAAAATTGCCTTTTGCTGACAAGAATATTGCGAAATTAAAAGATGTTATGCTTGTGTCTAAGAGTGAAAAGGGAACGCTTTATGGCAAGACCGGATCTGGCATGGGCATTGATGGGAAATGGTCCTTGGGATGGTTTGTAGGATTTCTTGAACACAGCGGGACAACATATGTGTTTGCATGTAATATCACAGGAGGAAAAGATCCCAATGGAAAAGTTGCCCGAATGATCGTGGAAAATGTTTTAAGATCGCAAGGGCTTTTGTAG
- a CDS encoding DUF368 domain-containing protein, whose amino-acid sequence MTNGIKETVILFLKGCAIGVANIIPGVSGGTLAVVLGVYDRLIESIACFFESPGKRKEYAIFLAKILSGAGISMLFLANVMDFLLTHHFHLTIFAFMGLILGGVPSIWRSHGDMRVKTSRVFVFIAGILIVLGPSLLGFTAIETATFDAPEMLMFDKGRYLTLLFSGFLAGGAMIVPGISGSFVLVLLGQYALIIAAIKGLILTPLIVVGFGAMAGILVFSKIIKVCLERSPAMTYYFILGLVTASFIEIFPGVPRGEHVVLFAVIIFFLGAGASYALSKISGEPA is encoded by the coding sequence ATGACAAACGGAATCAAGGAAACAGTTATCTTATTTCTAAAAGGGTGCGCCATTGGAGTGGCCAACATTATTCCGGGGGTATCGGGTGGTACACTGGCTGTGGTTCTCGGAGTCTATGACCGTCTCATCGAATCGATCGCGTGTTTTTTTGAATCTCCCGGAAAAAGAAAAGAGTACGCTATCTTCCTGGCAAAAATACTCTCAGGCGCCGGAATCTCCATGCTGTTCTTGGCGAATGTGATGGATTTCTTGCTAACACATCATTTTCATCTTACCATATTTGCTTTTATGGGGCTTATCTTAGGCGGTGTTCCGTCGATATGGAGATCACATGGCGATATGAGAGTGAAAACCTCCCGCGTGTTTGTTTTTATCGCGGGCATACTCATCGTTCTTGGCCCGTCATTACTTGGATTTACGGCGATTGAAACAGCGACGTTTGATGCGCCGGAGATGTTGATGTTTGACAAGGGGAGATATCTGACGCTTCTTTTTTCCGGGTTTTTAGCCGGAGGGGCCATGATCGTTCCCGGAATTAGCGGATCTTTTGTTTTGGTGCTTTTAGGACAATACGCGCTCATTATTGCCGCCATTAAAGGATTGATTTTAACGCCCCTCATTGTTGTTGGTTTCGGAGCAATGGCAGGAATACTTGTTTTTTCAAAGATTATAAAAGTATGCCTAGAGAGGTCGCCGGCCATGACCTATTATTTCATATTAGGATTGGTCACGGCTTCGTTCATCGAAATATTCCCGGGAGTTCCTCGAGGCGAGCATGTGGTATTATTCGCCGTTATTATATTTTTCTTAGGGGCGGGAGCATCTTACGCGTTGTCAAAAATCTCCGGCGAACCTGCTTAG
- a CDS encoding elongation factor G, producing the protein MEARFKRDIVILGHSHSGKTSLAESLLFVSGATTRKGDVMQGNSISDYSEDEIERKISINSSFLRAAYKNSQIQIIDTPGYADFIGETIAALRATDAAIVVVDAVNGIEAGTEDIWERLESFQMPRIIFINKSDKAEANVAEVVQSIKERLSKDAHLLDLNASELVESVAELDEKLLEKYIDSGNLSIDELKPVLHKAVLELKIVPIIVGSAATDRGISDLLEAIVAYFPSPVERPAFHARDIVTQQLKDISPQDDGPFTGFIFKSIFDPHLGQLSLMRILRGKLTPNSDFVNVNTSTREHIGAITMLQGKDQVMVNQAGCGDIIALAKLKNAHVSDVLADEKEKVVIDPITFPQPSISASIKPKTRLDEEKISLSLNRLCEEDHTFQVSRDTETKELIISGIGDLHLKVMLERMRRRYHVDVDLGVPKIAYRETITKKAKFRYKYKKQSGGRGQYGDVELEIAPLPRDGAQFEFVNKIFGGAIPRNFIPSIEKGVRQAISEGVIAGYPVINIQVTVTDGSYHDVDSSDMAFQIAGLMAFKEAVKLAGAVLLEPIMEINTAVPDEFIGQVSGDINARRGRVLGAEAKGKNEILKAHVPLSEMSSYATDLRSMTGGRGSYTMKFSNYEQAPAKITAQVVSQNQPAHV; encoded by the coding sequence ATGGAAGCGAGATTTAAAAGAGATATTGTCATCCTGGGTCATTCTCATAGCGGAAAAACGTCTTTAGCGGAAAGCCTGCTTTTTGTTAGCGGAGCAACGACACGAAAGGGCGACGTGATGCAGGGAAATTCTATTAGCGACTACAGCGAGGATGAAATTGAACGAAAGATCTCCATTAATTCCAGTTTCTTAAGAGCGGCTTATAAAAACTCTCAAATACAAATCATCGATACGCCTGGTTATGCGGATTTTATCGGGGAAACGATTGCCGCCTTGCGGGCGACCGATGCCGCCATCGTCGTTGTCGACGCCGTAAACGGTATTGAGGCAGGGACGGAAGATATTTGGGAGCGATTAGAATCATTTCAAATGCCCAGGATCATTTTTATTAATAAATCTGATAAAGCGGAAGCGAATGTCGCCGAAGTCGTTCAATCTATCAAGGAGCGCTTGTCTAAAGATGCGCATCTCCTTGATCTTAATGCATCCGAGCTCGTTGAATCTGTTGCCGAGTTAGATGAAAAACTTCTGGAAAAATACATAGATAGTGGAAATCTTTCCATCGATGAATTAAAGCCGGTATTGCATAAAGCGGTTTTAGAATTAAAAATTGTTCCTATTATCGTCGGCAGTGCCGCCACCGATCGCGGCATCAGCGATTTGCTGGAGGCGATCGTTGCGTATTTCCCCTCACCGGTCGAGCGTCCGGCTTTTCATGCCAGAGATATTGTCACCCAGCAATTAAAAGATATTTCTCCGCAAGATGACGGGCCGTTTACGGGGTTCATTTTCAAATCTATTTTCGACCCCCACTTAGGACAGCTTTCTTTGATGCGGATCTTGCGCGGAAAATTAACGCCGAATTCTGATTTCGTTAACGTGAATACGTCAACGCGCGAACATATTGGCGCCATCACGATGTTGCAGGGTAAAGACCAGGTGATGGTTAATCAAGCCGGATGCGGGGATATTATCGCTTTGGCAAAATTAAAAAATGCTCATGTTTCGGATGTCTTGGCGGATGAAAAAGAAAAGGTAGTCATCGATCCTATCACATTTCCGCAGCCATCTATTTCCGCATCTATCAAGCCAAAAACACGGTTAGATGAAGAGAAAATATCTCTTAGCTTAAATCGTCTTTGCGAAGAAGATCATACCTTTCAAGTGAGCCGTGATACCGAAACAAAAGAGTTGATCATCTCCGGCATTGGAGATCTCCATCTTAAAGTTATGCTGGAGCGTATGCGCCGGCGCTATCATGTTGATGTCGATCTTGGTGTTCCCAAAATAGCTTATCGCGAAACTATCACCAAGAAGGCGAAATTCCGTTATAAATATAAAAAACAATCCGGAGGCCGAGGGCAATACGGCGATGTTGAACTGGAGATTGCGCCTTTGCCGCGGGATGGCGCTCAATTTGAATTCGTCAATAAGATCTTTGGCGGCGCCATTCCTCGCAATTTTATTCCGTCTATTGAAAAAGGTGTTCGGCAAGCCATCAGTGAGGGGGTGATCGCCGGATATCCGGTCATCAATATTCAGGTGACCGTTACGGACGGATCTTATCATGACGTTGATTCTTCCGATATGGCGTTTCAGATCGCCGGGTTGATGGCGTTTAAAGAAGCCGTGAAATTAGCCGGGGCGGTTTTGTTGGAGCCGATCATGGAAATAAATACGGCGGTTCCCGATGAATTTATCGGGCAAGTTTCCGGAGACATTAATGCTCGACGCGGAAGAGTTTTAGGGGCGGAAGCAAAAGGAAAGAATGAAATTCTTAAAGCCCATGTTCCACTTTCCGAGATGTCCAGTTATGCGACGGATCTGCGCTCAATGACCGGAGGACGGGGAAGTTACACTATGAAGTTCTCGAATTATGAGCAGGCGCCCGCGAAAATTACGGCGCAAGTGGTGAGTCAGAATCAACCCGCGCATGTATAA
- a CDS encoding TIGR01777 family oxidoreductase, with product MPLRIAISGSTGLVGSALVEAFSRQGHRVTLIIRPRTPLMINKKVVRWNVEREYIDTQGLENHDVVIHLAGANLASQRWTTGYKKIVEDSRVKSTAFLSQTLAQLKHPPRLFLTASAVGFYGPDSSNEEVDEESPMGTGFLAQVCDRWEKATQLAKACGIRVVHLRTGMVLSQKGGALKMMLPVFKMGLGGKLGSGVQPMSWISLDEIPEIISHIFKTDAISGPVNLTTSQVVTNEEFTKILGKVLRRPTFVSAPAFMIRLMFGEMADSLLLSGAKVAPRKLLESGYQFIYPDLEQALNKILK from the coding sequence ATGCCGTTGCGTATTGCTATCAGTGGTTCAACCGGATTAGTTGGCTCGGCGCTTGTGGAGGCGTTCTCCCGTCAAGGCCATCGGGTCACCTTGATCATTCGTCCGCGCACACCGCTTATGATCAATAAAAAAGTCGTCCGCTGGAATGTTGAACGTGAGTATATTGATACACAAGGATTAGAAAATCACGATGTTGTTATTCATTTGGCTGGAGCTAATTTAGCGAGTCAGCGCTGGACAACCGGGTATAAAAAAATCGTTGAAGATAGCCGTGTTAAAAGCACGGCTTTTTTATCTCAAACCTTAGCTCAGCTTAAGCACCCGCCGCGTTTATTTTTAACAGCATCGGCCGTCGGTTTTTATGGTCCTGACAGTTCAAACGAAGAAGTTGATGAAGAAAGCCCGATGGGAACCGGGTTTTTAGCGCAAGTGTGCGATCGATGGGAAAAAGCAACACAATTAGCCAAGGCTTGCGGAATTCGTGTTGTTCATTTGCGCACAGGAATGGTGTTAAGTCAAAAGGGCGGTGCTTTGAAAATGATGCTGCCTGTTTTCAAAATGGGGCTAGGAGGAAAATTGGGAAGCGGAGTTCAACCGATGAGCTGGATCTCTTTGGATGAAATTCCGGAAATCATCTCCCATATCTTTAAAACTGATGCTATTTCCGGTCCCGTTAACCTAACAACATCTCAAGTGGTCACCAATGAGGAATTCACAAAAATTTTAGGAAAAGTTTTACGCCGGCCAACTTTTGTTTCAGCCCCGGCTTTTATGATTCGATTAATGTTTGGCGAGATGGCGGATAGTTTATTGTTAAGCGGTGCTAAAGTAGCTCCTCGAAAGCTTCTGGAAAGCGGGTATCAATTCATCTATCCGGATCTAGAGCAAGCTTTAAATAAAATCCTAAAATAG